A DNA window from Fibrobacter sp. UWB4 contains the following coding sequences:
- a CDS encoding S41 family peptidase, whose product MSDNGVSSSDKKTLQNTSREFQYNYRLLYYYYVDQDKYLGEPQDYVDKVDMQKMYEKEIPWDYYDLYYMYAMMNDNFTYYVDASRAYSLLNSLRQSDELTGAGFRLDSLAFPDKFIIQKVTKNSPADRAGLKAGDEIVEIEGVAPTNETVFRRLAVASKGETITYTIKRDSTRITIPVVIDSYLSPTVELSFYDSIPVIKISEFVANTSNDSGTYGEFVQYLRETEKYKATIIDLRDNGGGDGDQCKAMTRALLSKGDTAIGIIETKADTIRKRQAFDTTFEINTADGIAKDRYFVFLSNNNTASCSELMIAGVVSNKKYPIVGSVSYGKGIGQTRWITPSFSIASITSMKVIDKDRNSYHKYGIEPDFSIQDNDLILATAAELAKEMKFKRIAGYGKTNTGHFAKQAVAQDTMPGFYLLPEEYRKKFE is encoded by the coding sequence GTGTCCGACAACGGAGTTTCATCGTCGGATAAAAAGACTCTTCAAAACACATCTAGAGAATTTCAGTACAACTACAGGCTTCTCTATTATTACTATGTAGACCAAGATAAATATCTAGGGGAACCGCAGGACTATGTCGATAAAGTCGACATGCAAAAAATGTACGAAAAAGAAATTCCCTGGGACTATTACGATCTTTACTACATGTATGCCATGATGAACGACAATTTCACATACTATGTAGACGCATCACGAGCATACAGCTTGTTAAACAGTTTAAGGCAATCCGACGAACTCACAGGCGCAGGATTTAGGCTTGACTCTCTAGCATTTCCAGACAAGTTTATTATTCAGAAGGTTACCAAGAATTCTCCAGCCGATAGAGCCGGCTTAAAAGCAGGCGACGAGATTGTCGAAATCGAAGGTGTCGCCCCAACAAACGAGACCGTCTTCAGAAGGCTCGCCGTTGCCTCTAAGGGCGAGACAATCACCTACACCATCAAGCGCGATTCTACTCGGATTACAATACCTGTCGTCATCGATTCTTACCTTTCTCCGACCGTTGAACTTTCATTCTACGACTCGATACCGGTCATTAAAATATCCGAATTTGTAGCCAATACATCTAATGATTCCGGCACATACGGAGAATTTGTCCAGTACCTCCGCGAAACAGAGAAATACAAAGCTACAATTATAGACTTGCGGGACAACGGCGGAGGAGATGGCGACCAGTGCAAAGCGATGACCAGAGCGCTCCTTTCGAAAGGCGACACCGCTATTGGAATCATCGAGACAAAAGCAGATACAATCCGCAAAAGGCAAGCTTTCGACACGACATTCGAAATCAACACCGCCGACGGAATCGCCAAAGACCGTTATTTCGTATTCCTGTCCAACAACAATACGGCCAGCTGCTCGGAACTCATGATTGCAGGAGTCGTATCGAACAAAAAGTATCCCATTGTCGGTTCAGTCTCATACGGAAAAGGCATTGGACAAACACGCTGGATTACACCATCGTTCTCTATAGCATCGATTACCAGCATGAAGGTCATTGACAAAGACCGTAATAGCTACCACAAGTACGGAATCGAGCCAGACTTTTCCATCCAGGACAATGACTTAATACTCGCAACAGCCGCAGAGCTTGCCAAAGAAATGAAATTCAAGCGAATTGCCGGCTATGGCAAGACCAATACGGGCCACTTCGCAAAGCAAGCGGTCGCGCAGGATACAATGCCTGGATTCTACCTCTTACCGGAAGAGTACAGAAAGAAGTTTGAATAG
- a CDS encoding FKBP-type peptidyl-prolyl cis-trans isomerase, producing MKTKLIVAAGALAMLMTGCEPCKSASTEKTSLVTEKDKYSYALGAHFGNQARFQLVTRDSIDLDLDLFVQAFKERYNSDSAKFLMNDSVIMETLNKLSQDRQAEKMRKDSLAAEKSKAEGEAFLAQNKTAEGVVTTQSGLQYKVITEGQGATPTDDDKVKVHYTGTLLDGTKFDSSIDRGQPLEFPVTAVIPGWTEMLKLMKVGGKVIAWIPSDLAYGPRGNRAIPGNSVLKFEMELLDVIAPEKPVEEAKPAAKPAKPAKAAKKAAAQQ from the coding sequence ATGAAGACTAAATTGATTGTTGCAGCTGGCGCTCTTGCCATGCTTATGACGGGTTGCGAACCTTGCAAATCCGCATCTACCGAAAAAACATCGCTTGTGACTGAAAAGGACAAGTACAGCTACGCTCTTGGTGCCCATTTTGGTAACCAGGCTCGTTTCCAGCTTGTTACTCGTGATTCCATTGATCTCGACTTGGATCTCTTTGTTCAGGCTTTCAAGGAACGCTACAATAGCGATTCTGCTAAGTTCTTGATGAACGATTCCGTCATCATGGAAACGCTCAACAAGCTTTCTCAGGACCGTCAGGCTGAAAAGATGAGAAAGGATAGCCTCGCTGCTGAAAAGAGCAAGGCCGAAGGTGAAGCATTCCTTGCCCAGAACAAGACTGCCGAAGGTGTCGTGACCACGCAGAGCGGTCTTCAGTACAAGGTCATTACCGAAGGTCAGGGCGCAACCCCGACGGATGACGACAAGGTGAAGGTGCACTACACGGGTACGCTTCTCGATGGCACTAAGTTCGATAGCTCTATCGATCGTGGTCAGCCGCTCGAATTCCCGGTGACAGCCGTTATCCCTGGTTGGACCGAAATGCTCAAGCTCATGAAGGTTGGCGGAAAGGTTATCGCATGGATCCCGAGTGATCTCGCTTACGGTCCGCGTGGCAACCGCGCTATCCCGGGTAACTCCGTTCTCAAGTTCGAAATGGAACTTCTCGACGTGATCGCTCCGGAAAAGCCGGTCGAAGAAGCTAAGCCTGCTGCAAAGCCGGCTAAGCCTGCTAAGGCTGCCAAGAAGGCTGCTGCTCAGCAGTAA
- a CDS encoding M23 family metallopeptidase: protein MSRIFFLLCAVAIALTGCNEQKKIDALMQENAKLEASADSLKALIAKAQGATSKWLVKNDTVRAGDGLFQVLYRMNINEKERGKIVIALQDSVELSALRVGQVFYAALDSAGDVQRFRFAPNPATVHMLSKVESGFAYSRIDKPVSVRKSVFEGALEAGSTLNGILYKVGIPGRMVGVVSGILQCKVSFQLARPGDKFRILLEEKFYQDSIWISGKVLYAEFDGHTVGHHEAFRYEDPDPKSTFNAHYTEKGEALVFEGLRYPLDRLHITSPYGARIHPITGRRTVHHGIDYGSPKGSPVYAVAAGVVTVSGYDDLSGNKIAIRHRDNSESWYMHLSVRGVNVGAKVAPRQVIGKVGSTGRSTGPHLHLGFKDNRGNWMNPAKKTMIATPKLEGARLARLKKQVADIRKEIELTLASPAVKANDSTDVLVRMRVLK from the coding sequence ATGTCCAGAATTTTCTTTTTACTGTGCGCTGTTGCTATAGCACTTACCGGATGTAACGAACAGAAAAAAATTGATGCGCTGATGCAAGAAAATGCGAAGCTTGAAGCTTCGGCCGATTCTTTAAAGGCTTTGATTGCCAAAGCGCAGGGTGCAACTTCTAAGTGGCTTGTGAAGAACGATACCGTTCGCGCCGGCGATGGACTTTTCCAGGTGCTTTACCGCATGAACATCAACGAAAAGGAACGCGGCAAGATTGTGATTGCCTTGCAAGACTCTGTTGAATTGTCGGCTCTTCGCGTAGGGCAGGTCTTTTATGCGGCTCTTGATTCCGCAGGCGATGTCCAGCGCTTCCGCTTTGCACCGAACCCGGCGACGGTCCACATGTTGAGCAAGGTTGAATCTGGATTTGCCTATAGCCGTATAGACAAGCCTGTGTCGGTTCGTAAGTCTGTTTTTGAAGGTGCCCTTGAAGCGGGGAGTACATTGAACGGGATTCTCTATAAGGTGGGAATTCCGGGTCGCATGGTAGGTGTCGTGAGTGGCATTTTGCAGTGCAAGGTATCCTTCCAGCTTGCCCGTCCGGGAGACAAGTTCCGCATCTTGCTCGAAGAAAAGTTCTATCAGGATTCCATCTGGATTAGCGGCAAGGTCCTCTATGCCGAATTTGACGGCCATACGGTTGGCCATCATGAAGCGTTCCGCTACGAAGACCCGGATCCGAAGAGTACGTTTAACGCCCACTACACTGAAAAGGGCGAAGCTCTCGTTTTCGAAGGTCTCCGTTACCCGCTCGACCGTTTGCACATCACAAGTCCCTACGGTGCCCGCATCCACCCGATTACGGGCCGTCGCACGGTGCATCACGGAATCGACTACGGTAGCCCCAAGGGTTCGCCGGTTTACGCTGTTGCAGCCGGTGTTGTGACTGTTTCAGGTTATGACGATTTGAGCGGTAACAAGATTGCCATCCGCCATAGGGATAATTCCGAAAGCTGGTATATGCACCTTTCTGTGCGAGGCGTCAATGTTGGTGCTAAGGTCGCGCCGCGTCAGGTGATCGGTAAGGTTGGTTCAACTGGCCGCAGCACAGGGCCGCATTTGCACTTGGGCTTTAAGGACAATCGTGGCAACTGGATGAATCCCGCAAAGAAGACCATGATTGCGACTCCGAAGCTTGAAGGTGCGCGCCTCGCTCGCCTCAAAAAGCAAGTGGCTGATATCCGCAAGGAAATCGAGCTTACGCTTGCGTCTCCTGCGGTCAAGGCGAACGATTCTACCGATGTTCTCGTTCGCATGCGTGTATTGAAATAA
- the glmS gene encoding glutamine--fructose-6-phosphate transaminase (isomerizing) — translation MCGIIGYNGKGEAIPVLVEGLKKMEYRGYDSSGVAVLDHDTIKVVRASGKIKALEDKLKGTPLKGSVGIAHTRWATHGAPTEANAHPHTSYDGKISIVHNGIIENYASLKAKLISEGIEFKSETDTEVVAHLIARYYNGDLKSAVLKTLKQIEGTFGLGVICSEEPNVLIGARRGSPLILGIGNEGDFYLASDVSAIINHTQKVVYLDDNDVVQIKDNGYSIVNMSSHEVQREVQDVEFDADAVAKGGFPHFMLKEIFEQPEVLRNTMRGRLLTAEGNAKLAGLDTNIKELRNINRIIITACGTSYYAGMVGEYMIEDLAGVPVEVEYASEFRYRNPIIKPGTLVIAISQSGETADTLAALREAQQKGATALAICNGVGSTIARTSDGGVYLHAGPEIGVASTKAFTSQVTVLAMIALLLGRQRRLSFETGADIVKDLLELPDLVTETLKLSDSIAEIAKTLCKANNFLYLGRHFCYPVAMEGALKLKEISYIHAEGYPAAEMKHGPIALIDENMPVVVIAPKDSLFDKIISNIREIKARGGKVIAVTTEDCHPLDEIADHIITVPKTRPMLMPILTCIPLQLLAYHIAVLRGNDVDQPRNLAKSVTVE, via the coding sequence ATGTGCGGAATAATCGGATACAATGGCAAAGGGGAAGCTATACCGGTTCTTGTTGAAGGACTGAAAAAAATGGAGTACCGCGGTTACGATAGTTCGGGTGTAGCCGTTTTAGACCACGACACAATAAAAGTTGTTCGTGCTTCAGGTAAAATAAAAGCCCTAGAAGACAAACTAAAAGGCACTCCGCTTAAAGGTTCCGTAGGCATAGCCCACACCCGCTGGGCAACGCACGGTGCGCCGACCGAAGCCAACGCCCATCCACATACAAGTTATGACGGAAAAATTTCAATTGTTCATAACGGCATCATCGAGAACTACGCAAGCCTCAAGGCAAAGCTCATCTCCGAGGGCATCGAATTCAAGTCCGAGACCGACACCGAAGTCGTAGCGCACCTCATTGCCCGCTATTATAACGGCGATTTGAAGTCCGCAGTTCTCAAGACGCTCAAGCAAATTGAAGGCACATTCGGACTTGGAGTCATTTGCAGCGAAGAACCGAATGTATTGATCGGAGCCCGCCGTGGAAGTCCGCTCATTCTTGGTATCGGAAACGAAGGTGACTTCTATCTCGCAAGCGATGTCTCTGCCATCATCAACCACACGCAGAAAGTCGTTTATCTTGACGATAATGACGTTGTCCAAATTAAGGACAACGGATATTCCATCGTGAACATGAGCAGCCACGAAGTGCAACGCGAAGTCCAGGACGTCGAGTTCGATGCTGACGCCGTAGCCAAAGGCGGATTCCCGCACTTCATGCTCAAGGAAATTTTCGAACAGCCCGAAGTGCTGCGCAACACCATGCGCGGACGCTTGCTCACCGCCGAAGGTAACGCAAAGCTCGCCGGCCTCGACACGAACATCAAGGAACTCCGTAACATCAACCGCATCATCATCACCGCCTGCGGTACAAGCTACTATGCAGGCATGGTCGGTGAATACATGATCGAAGACTTGGCCGGCGTCCCGGTCGAAGTCGAATACGCTTCGGAATTCCGCTACAGGAACCCGATCATCAAGCCGGGTACGCTCGTCATTGCTATCAGCCAGTCCGGTGAAACCGCAGACACGCTCGCAGCACTGCGCGAAGCCCAGCAGAAAGGCGCAACCGCACTTGCCATCTGTAACGGCGTCGGCTCCACAATCGCCCGCACAAGCGACGGTGGCGTTTACTTGCACGCCGGTCCGGAAATCGGCGTGGCCAGCACCAAGGCCTTCACAAGCCAGGTCACCGTGCTCGCCATGATAGCCCTCCTGCTCGGTCGCCAGCGCAGACTCAGCTTTGAAACAGGCGCCGACATCGTGAAGGACCTCCTGGAACTCCCAGATCTCGTGACGGAAACGCTCAAGCTCTCCGACAGCATCGCCGAAATTGCAAAGACGCTCTGCAAGGCAAACAACTTCCTGTACCTCGGTCGCCACTTCTGCTACCCGGTCGCCATGGAAGGTGCTTTGAAGCTCAAGGAAATCAGCTACATCCACGCTGAAGGCTACCCCGCTGCAGAAATGAAGCACGGCCCGATTGCCCTCATCGACGAAAACATGCCTGTCGTGGTCATCGCCCCGAAGGATTCACTCTTCGACAAGATCATCAGCAACATCCGCGAAATCAAGGCCCGCGGTGGTAAGGTCATCGCCGTCACAACGGAAGACTGCCACCCGCTCGACGAAATCGCAGACCACATCATCACGGTCCCGAAGACCCGCCCGATGCTCATGCCGATCCTCACTTGCATCCCGCTCCAGTTGCTCGCCTACCACATCGCCGTGTTGCGCGGAAACGACGTGGACCAGCCGAGAAACCTCGCCAAGAGCGTGACGGTGGAATAA